A stretch of the Clavibacter sp. B3I6 genome encodes the following:
- a CDS encoding carbohydrate ABC transporter permease, with protein MTSTRAPRTHATAGDAHRKRLNRRSWPVTILLILASLTVLLPLYATVSMALKTSAQSADGNVFSLPAPFNPESFAVAWELTRFPVSFGVSLLVAAIAVVLTLLLSSVAAYAVVRNWDHRFFRWALYYLLAALFLPFPVVALPQIQLTAILGLDGPVGVGILHAMFQLSFSVLLYSAYLRSIPLELEESARIDGASTWQVFWRIVFPLLAPMNATVGIFAFLASWNDFMLPSLITADPALQTLPVVQNIFQSQFGTDYNVAFASYLMAMAPTIIVYLIAQRWVISGVTQGAVKS; from the coding sequence GTGACCTCCACCCGAGCTCCACGCACGCACGCGACCGCGGGCGACGCGCACCGGAAGCGCCTCAACCGGAGGAGCTGGCCGGTCACGATCCTGCTGATCCTCGCGTCGCTCACCGTGCTCCTGCCGCTCTACGCGACCGTGAGCATGGCCTTAAAGACGAGCGCGCAGTCGGCGGACGGCAACGTCTTCTCGCTCCCCGCCCCGTTCAACCCGGAGAGCTTCGCCGTCGCCTGGGAGCTGACGCGCTTCCCCGTCTCCTTCGGGGTCTCACTCCTCGTCGCGGCCATCGCCGTCGTCCTCACGCTGCTGCTCAGCTCCGTCGCCGCCTACGCGGTCGTCCGCAACTGGGACCACCGCTTCTTCCGCTGGGCGCTGTACTACCTGCTGGCCGCCCTCTTCCTGCCGTTCCCCGTGGTCGCGCTGCCGCAGATCCAGCTCACGGCGATCCTCGGCCTCGACGGGCCCGTGGGCGTCGGGATCCTGCACGCCATGTTCCAGCTGTCCTTCAGCGTGCTGCTCTACTCGGCCTACCTCCGCTCGATCCCCCTCGAGCTCGAGGAGAGCGCCCGCATCGACGGCGCGAGCACGTGGCAGGTCTTCTGGCGCATCGTCTTCCCGCTGCTCGCGCCCATGAACGCCACGGTCGGCATCTTCGCCTTCCTCGCGTCGTGGAACGACTTCATGCTGCCGTCGCTCATCACGGCCGACCCCGCCCTGCAGACGCTCCCCGTCGTGCAGAACATCTTCCAGAGCCAGTTCGGCACCGACTACAACGTCGCCTTCGCGTCGTACCTGATGGCCATGGCGCCGACGATCATCGTCTACCTGATCGCGCAGCGCTGGGTCATCAGCGGCGTGACCCAGGGCGCCGTGAAGAGCTGA
- a CDS encoding carbohydrate ABC transporter permease, with amino-acid sequence MTVQTPLAPMTAAPPPPRTAARRTGRRRPQFLYYVFLVPALVLFTAFVVGPAVIGILYSFTDYVGYGAWSFLGLRNYATLFSDPSILASYGFTIGFAVVTVLIAQVIALSLAVALSSRIRFAAPLRSILVIPMVVSGIVVAYVFNFLFSNSLPALAQAVGFGPLEESILGDPNLAWLSIVIVSAWQTIPGALLVYTAGLTAISADLYEASSLDGATGWMQFRTITLPLIAGFVLINTVLGVKGYLGAYDVIVGLTGGGPGTATRSVAMTIFSGFTGGDYAYQMANASVFFIVTLIISVIQLIATRGRAVRL; translated from the coding sequence ATGACCGTCCAGACCCCGCTCGCGCCCATGACGGCCGCGCCGCCGCCCCCTCGGACGGCTGCGCGCCGCACCGGCAGGAGGCGGCCGCAGTTCCTCTACTACGTCTTCCTCGTGCCGGCGCTCGTGCTGTTCACGGCGTTCGTGGTCGGGCCCGCCGTCATCGGCATCCTCTACAGCTTCACCGACTACGTCGGCTACGGCGCCTGGTCGTTCCTCGGCCTGCGGAACTACGCCACCCTCTTCTCCGACCCGAGCATCCTCGCCTCCTACGGGTTCACCATCGGGTTCGCCGTGGTCACGGTGCTCATCGCCCAGGTGATCGCCCTGTCGCTCGCCGTCGCGCTGTCGAGCCGCATCCGGTTCGCCGCACCTCTGCGGAGCATCCTGGTGATCCCGATGGTCGTGTCCGGCATCGTCGTCGCCTACGTCTTCAACTTCCTCTTCTCCAACTCGCTGCCGGCGCTCGCGCAGGCGGTCGGCTTCGGCCCGCTGGAGGAGAGCATCCTCGGGGATCCGAACCTCGCGTGGCTCTCCATCGTCATCGTCAGCGCCTGGCAGACCATCCCCGGCGCCCTGCTCGTCTACACGGCCGGCCTCACCGCGATCTCCGCCGACCTCTACGAGGCGAGCTCCCTCGACGGCGCGACCGGGTGGATGCAGTTCCGCACCATCACGCTGCCGCTGATCGCCGGCTTCGTCCTCATCAACACGGTCCTCGGCGTCAAGGGCTACCTCGGCGCCTACGACGTCATCGTCGGCCTCACCGGCGGCGGCCCCGGCACCGCCACCCGCAGCGTCGCCATGACGATCTTCAGCGGGTTCACCGGAGGCGACTACGCGTACCAGATGGCCAACGCGTCCGTCTTCTTCATCGTGACGCTGATCATCTCCGTCATCCAGCTCATCGCCACCCGCGGAAGGGCGGTCCGACTGTGA
- a CDS encoding ABC transporter substrate-binding protein — MSRTAESHAPLSRRTFLAGSGALAALGLAGCAPSAGGTGGTTTIGFYEQKQEVIAYFDDLLRRFEQEHGGIRVVHDATASIAPQFVRRQPADVGCFNTNLELARYIGRGVLSDLSELPSAERIRPDVAKLATQYATYPGRTSVLPYSLTAAGVIYNKRIFADMGLPVPETWSQFVDVCTEIQKTDITPIYATDRDTWTLWQGLFDYSVGSLVDTGAFFGRMQALGTDVGPDSEVSFQSTLAVPMERAKVVSSFFNPDHAVRTYADGNLAFGKGEAAMYLQGPWALSQIALIDEDLEVGTFALPVSEDPADRKARVNIDLGLYIPTGTAHRDEAVELVEFLMRPEIIDAYNRDNLAYSTTADAPPQTDERVAGLQPYIDSAAFYQGAGTFVPASIPLGNYLQSATRSGDFEGMLRQLDADWRLVAGRDALV; from the coding sequence GTGAGCAGGACCGCAGAATCGCACGCACCGCTGAGCAGACGGACGTTCCTCGCCGGCTCCGGCGCCCTCGCCGCGCTCGGGCTCGCTGGATGCGCCCCCTCCGCCGGCGGCACGGGCGGCACGACGACCATCGGCTTCTACGAGCAGAAGCAGGAGGTCATCGCCTACTTCGACGACCTCCTCCGCCGGTTCGAGCAGGAGCACGGCGGCATCCGCGTCGTCCACGACGCCACCGCCTCCATCGCCCCGCAGTTCGTCCGCCGCCAGCCCGCGGACGTCGGCTGCTTCAACACGAACCTGGAGCTCGCCCGCTACATCGGGCGCGGCGTCCTCAGCGACCTGTCCGAGCTGCCGTCGGCGGAGCGGATCCGACCCGACGTCGCGAAGCTCGCCACTCAGTACGCCACCTACCCCGGCCGGACCAGCGTGCTCCCGTACTCGCTCACCGCCGCGGGGGTCATCTACAACAAGCGCATCTTCGCCGACATGGGGCTTCCCGTACCGGAGACCTGGTCCCAGTTCGTCGACGTCTGCACGGAGATCCAGAAGACCGACATCACCCCGATCTACGCCACGGACCGCGACACCTGGACCCTCTGGCAGGGCCTGTTCGACTACTCCGTCGGGAGCCTCGTCGACACCGGCGCCTTCTTCGGGCGGATGCAGGCGCTCGGCACCGACGTCGGCCCCGACTCGGAGGTGTCGTTCCAGAGCACGCTCGCCGTGCCGATGGAGCGCGCGAAGGTCGTCTCCTCGTTCTTCAACCCCGACCACGCCGTGCGCACCTACGCCGACGGCAACCTCGCCTTCGGCAAGGGCGAGGCGGCCATGTACCTGCAGGGCCCCTGGGCGCTCAGCCAGATCGCCCTCATCGACGAGGACCTCGAGGTCGGCACCTTCGCGCTCCCCGTCTCGGAGGATCCCGCGGACCGGAAGGCGCGCGTGAACATCGACCTCGGCCTCTACATCCCGACGGGCACCGCGCACCGCGACGAGGCCGTCGAGCTCGTCGAGTTCCTCATGCGGCCGGAGATCATCGACGCGTACAACCGCGACAACCTCGCGTACTCGACCACCGCCGACGCCCCGCCGCAGACCGACGAGCGCGTCGCCGGGCTGCAGCCCTACATCGACTCCGCCGCCTTCTACCAGGGGGCCGGCACCTTCGTGCCCGCGTCGATCCCCCTCGGCAACTACCTCCAGTCGGCGACCCGGAGCGGCGACTTCGAGGGCATGCTCCGCCAGCTCGACGCCGACTGGCGCCTCGTCGCCGGACGGGACGCCCTCGTATGA
- a CDS encoding aminotransferase class V-fold PLP-dependent enzyme: MPVPLGADHDEALGRIAEAVTGDTSLLVLDHVTSPTARELPVAAVARIARERGVPMLVDGAHAPGLLADPLRDLEADFWVGNMHKFPCAPRGTGVLVARGPLVPELNPLIDSWGAGRPYPERFDEQGTLDLTSWLAAPTSLDLVDRTWGWGAARAYMSALADHAVDVIADAFGALTGEDHRVDVGMPVAALRLVRLPAPLATGPGGGNALRDRVIEELGALCAFTAFDGVGYLRISTHVYNTPADYEDFAERCVPRLWEWATAS, from the coding sequence GTGCCGGTGCCCCTCGGCGCCGACCACGACGAGGCCCTCGGGAGGATCGCCGAGGCCGTCACCGGGGACACCTCGCTCCTCGTCCTCGACCACGTGACGTCGCCCACCGCCCGGGAGCTGCCCGTCGCCGCCGTCGCGCGCATCGCCCGCGAGAGGGGCGTGCCGATGCTCGTCGACGGCGCGCACGCGCCCGGCCTCCTCGCGGATCCGCTGCGCGACCTCGAGGCGGACTTCTGGGTCGGCAACATGCACAAGTTCCCCTGCGCGCCCCGCGGCACCGGCGTCCTCGTCGCCCGCGGCCCGCTCGTGCCGGAGCTCAACCCGCTCATCGACAGCTGGGGCGCCGGCCGCCCGTACCCGGAGCGGTTCGACGAGCAGGGCACCCTCGACCTCACCAGCTGGCTCGCGGCGCCGACGTCCCTCGACCTCGTCGACCGGACGTGGGGCTGGGGCGCCGCCCGCGCATACATGTCCGCCCTCGCCGACCACGCGGTCGACGTGATCGCCGACGCGTTCGGCGCGCTCACGGGCGAGGACCACCGCGTCGACGTCGGCATGCCGGTGGCGGCCCTCCGGCTCGTGCGCCTCCCCGCTCCGCTCGCGACCGGCCCCGGCGGCGGCAACGCGCTGCGCGACCGGGTGATCGAGGAGCTCGGCGCCCTCTGCGCGTTCACGGCGTTCGACGGCGTCGGCTACCTCCGCATCTCGACGCACGTCTACAACACCCCGGCCGACTACGAGGACTTCGCCGAGCGCTGCGTGCCCCGGCTCTGGGAGTGGGCGACGGCGTCCTGA
- a CDS encoding carbohydrate ABC transporter permease translates to MTEQAIRVRPAASAASRRRRRRGGSHVVAHLVLGVGGLVMAFPFLWQIIMSLSTNAEVQSVTPVFWPQEIQWSNYAEVLERLPFVQQLQTSVLVTVIRTVAQILFCTLAGYAFARMRFRGRAILLAMVLSILMVPSQVYLLSQYQIVQGLGLLDSLGGLVLPGLFSAFGTYLMRTAFLAMPAELEEAARLDGANPFQIFWRIMLPLAKPTISVLAITTVLWSWNELLWPLVVTTFSDRMPLSAGLATLIGDRTTDYPVVMAASLLAMAPVLILFIVLQRRVIDGLASSGLK, encoded by the coding sequence GTGACTGAGCAGGCGATCCGCGTCCGACCGGCGGCCTCGGCCGCGTCGCGTCGTCGACGGCGCCGCGGCGGTTCCCACGTCGTCGCGCACCTCGTGCTCGGGGTCGGCGGCCTCGTCATGGCCTTCCCGTTCCTCTGGCAGATCATCATGTCGCTGTCGACCAACGCGGAGGTGCAGAGCGTCACGCCCGTGTTCTGGCCGCAGGAGATCCAGTGGTCGAACTACGCCGAGGTCCTCGAGCGCCTGCCGTTCGTGCAGCAGCTGCAGACGTCGGTGCTCGTCACCGTGATCCGGACGGTCGCGCAGATCCTGTTCTGCACCCTCGCCGGCTACGCGTTCGCGCGCATGCGGTTCCGCGGACGGGCGATCCTGCTCGCGATGGTGCTGTCGATCCTGATGGTGCCCTCGCAGGTGTACCTGCTGTCGCAGTACCAGATCGTGCAGGGCCTGGGCCTGCTCGACAGCCTCGGCGGTCTCGTGCTGCCCGGGCTCTTCAGCGCCTTCGGCACCTACCTGATGCGGACCGCCTTCCTGGCGATGCCGGCCGAGCTCGAGGAGGCGGCCCGGCTCGACGGGGCGAACCCCTTCCAGATCTTCTGGCGCATCATGCTGCCGCTCGCCAAGCCCACGATCAGCGTCCTCGCCATCACGACCGTGCTGTGGTCGTGGAACGAGCTGCTCTGGCCGCTCGTCGTGACCACGTTCAGCGACCGGATGCCGCTCTCCGCCGGCCTCGCGACGCTGATCGGCGACCGCACCACCGACTACCCGGTGGTGATGGCGGCGAGCCTGCTCGCGATGGCACCCGTGCTCATACTGTTCATCGTGCTGCAGCGCCGGGTCATCGACGGCCTCGCGTCCAGCGGCCTGAAGTAG
- a CDS encoding carbohydrate ABC transporter permease, with protein sequence MTTAAHSRAPAPSLPDGARGDAPSTASPPTGSASRPRRGAGDGAWPWLFVAPLVLGVLVFYIWPIVQTAGSSFTETGPFGGSTFAGIENYVRLLQDPQLYLSLGNTLLYTAIVLLGIPIAVYLASLLNLPGLRFASLYRVLFFLPYVAMPTAVAMVWRVIFNGDFGLLNHALALVGVDGPYWISTPVFATIAVAVVGLWSSLGFSLIVLAAGLKNIPPELYEASELDGATRWRQFRDITVPLLSPSVFFVTIVTVISSFQVFDLLYAILGSSNPVLPKSMSLVYFFYREGFVNNDKGYAAAVAMAIFLIIGIVTAVQFRFQRRWVQGD encoded by the coding sequence ATGACGACCGCCGCCCACTCCCGCGCACCGGCGCCGTCCCTCCCGGACGGCGCCAGGGGAGACGCGCCCTCGACCGCATCCCCGCCGACCGGGTCCGCGTCGCGTCCGCGCCGCGGAGCCGGGGACGGGGCCTGGCCCTGGCTCTTCGTCGCCCCGCTCGTGCTCGGGGTGCTCGTCTTCTACATCTGGCCGATCGTCCAGACGGCCGGGAGCTCGTTCACCGAGACCGGGCCGTTCGGCGGATCCACCTTCGCCGGGATCGAGAACTACGTCCGGCTGCTGCAGGACCCGCAGCTGTACCTCTCGCTCGGCAACACGCTGCTCTACACGGCCATCGTGCTGCTCGGCATCCCGATCGCGGTCTACCTGGCGAGCCTGCTCAACCTCCCGGGGCTGCGCTTCGCGTCGCTCTACCGGGTGCTGTTCTTCCTCCCGTACGTCGCGATGCCGACCGCGGTCGCGATGGTGTGGCGGGTGATCTTCAACGGCGACTTCGGGCTGCTCAACCACGCGCTCGCGCTGGTCGGCGTCGACGGGCCGTACTGGATCAGCACACCCGTCTTCGCGACGATCGCCGTGGCCGTCGTGGGGCTCTGGTCCTCGCTGGGCTTCAGCCTGATCGTGCTCGCGGCGGGCCTCAAGAACATCCCGCCGGAGCTCTACGAGGCCTCCGAGCTCGACGGGGCCACGCGCTGGCGGCAGTTCCGCGACATCACGGTGCCGCTCCTGTCGCCGAGCGTCTTCTTCGTCACCATCGTCACGGTCATCTCGAGCTTCCAGGTGTTCGACCTGCTGTACGCGATCCTCGGCAGCAGCAACCCCGTGCTGCCCAAGAGCATGTCGCTCGTCTACTTCTTCTACCGCGAGGGATTCGTGAACAACGACAAGGGCTACGCGGCCGCGGTCGCCATGGCGATCTTCCTGATCATCGGCATCGTCACCGCCGTCCAGTTCCGCTTCCAGAGGAGGTGGGTGCAGGGTGACTGA
- a CDS encoding sugar ABC transporter substrate-binding protein — MSTTPSSAPHRPRRRAVLGTALVLGVALAASGCSSDGAGSSPAEYAAPAKDLTASITYGVWDKNQVPAIEENIAAFNEEYPGIEVTVNVTPFSEYWTKLQTQASSDTLPDLFWMNGPNLGLYASNDQIEPITGAVDAGDIDLGDYPEALVDLDTVDGVSYGVPKDFDTIGIWANEALFEAAGVPVPEGDWTWEEFQETAAAISSALSADGVYGAAGGMDGQTTYYNTVLQAGGTVIDGDRSGYASPEAQAGIQFWTDLIDGGGSPSIQQLTDTTADQWFTSGKLAMYWGGSWFRSALTDTELEQDVVVLPLPQGEEQATVIHGVSNVVSAASEQKQAAQALQVFLASEAAQQQQGDAGAVIPAFTGTQTAFTGSMPDARLQVFLDALDYAQPLPVSGNTAVWNALETDLLPQGFSGDRPVAEVTEELAAEMDAALAEE; from the coding sequence ATGAGCACCACCCCCTCGTCCGCCCCGCACCGACCCCGCCGGCGCGCCGTCCTCGGCACCGCCCTGGTCCTCGGGGTCGCCCTCGCCGCCAGCGGCTGCAGCTCCGACGGCGCGGGCAGCTCCCCCGCGGAGTACGCCGCGCCCGCGAAGGACCTCACGGCGTCCATCACGTACGGCGTGTGGGACAAGAACCAGGTCCCCGCCATCGAGGAGAACATCGCCGCCTTCAACGAGGAGTACCCGGGCATCGAGGTGACGGTGAACGTCACGCCCTTCTCCGAGTACTGGACCAAGCTGCAGACCCAGGCGTCGAGCGACACCCTCCCCGACCTGTTCTGGATGAACGGCCCGAACCTCGGGCTCTACGCATCGAACGACCAGATCGAGCCCATCACGGGCGCGGTCGACGCGGGCGACATCGACCTCGGCGACTACCCCGAGGCGCTCGTCGACCTCGACACGGTCGACGGCGTGTCGTACGGCGTGCCGAAGGACTTCGACACCATCGGCATCTGGGCGAACGAGGCCCTCTTCGAGGCGGCCGGCGTGCCCGTGCCCGAAGGCGACTGGACGTGGGAGGAGTTCCAGGAGACCGCCGCGGCGATCTCCTCGGCGCTGAGCGCGGACGGCGTCTACGGCGCCGCCGGCGGCATGGACGGCCAGACGACCTACTACAACACGGTCCTCCAGGCGGGCGGCACCGTGATCGACGGCGACCGGTCGGGCTACGCGTCCCCCGAGGCGCAGGCCGGCATCCAGTTCTGGACGGACCTCATCGACGGCGGCGGCTCCCCCTCCATCCAGCAGCTCACCGACACGACCGCGGACCAGTGGTTCACCTCGGGCAAGCTCGCCATGTACTGGGGCGGCAGCTGGTTCCGGTCGGCGCTCACCGACACGGAGCTCGAGCAGGACGTCGTCGTGCTCCCCCTGCCGCAGGGCGAGGAGCAGGCCACCGTGATCCACGGGGTCTCCAACGTCGTCTCGGCGGCCTCCGAGCAGAAGCAGGCCGCGCAGGCCCTGCAGGTGTTCCTCGCCAGCGAGGCGGCGCAGCAGCAGCAGGGCGATGCCGGCGCCGTCATCCCGGCCTTCACCGGGACCCAGACCGCGTTCACCGGCTCCATGCCCGACGCCCGACTCCAGGTCTTCCTCGACGCGCTCGACTACGCGCAGCCCCTGCCCGTGAGCGGCAACACCGCCGTGTGGAACGCGCTCGAGACCGACCTGCTGCCGCAGGGGTTCTCCGGCGACCGCCCGGTGGCCGAGGTCACCGAAGAGCTGGCCGCGGAGATGGACGCGGCGCTGGCCGAGGAGTGA
- a CDS encoding Gfo/Idh/MocA family protein: protein MTSSTPISATVRVAVVGFGARAAIAQHVGAAREGARIVAIVEPDADGRARAQRAYPDAVIHADLDALVAAGDVDAAIVTAPDHAHEAIAVTLLDAGIPVYLEKPLAITLEGADRVLDAAARSGTVLYVGHNFRHAAVVRVMREIIERGEIGEVKAVWVRHFVGNGGDYYFKDWHADRTKTGTLLLQKASHDIDVIHHLASGYTRRVVGMGDLMVYGDVTDRRDRRGETMPDWFSFDNWPPASQSGLNPVVDVEDVSMMLMTLDNGVMASYQQCHFTPDYWRNYTVIGTEGRLENVGDTAGGVVKVWNRRHEWQVEGDVEHPIAGAASGHEDADLLTMTEFFAHLLDGAPTLVSPIAAREAVAAGSLAAHSLRHGSVPVTVPDLPAHVAQHFPA, encoded by the coding sequence ATGACCTCCTCGACGCCCATCTCCGCGACGGTCCGCGTGGCCGTCGTCGGCTTCGGCGCCCGTGCCGCCATCGCCCAGCACGTGGGCGCCGCCCGCGAGGGCGCGCGCATCGTCGCGATCGTCGAGCCGGACGCCGACGGACGGGCCCGCGCCCAGCGCGCCTACCCCGACGCCGTGATCCACGCCGACCTCGACGCCCTCGTGGCCGCGGGCGACGTCGACGCCGCGATCGTCACCGCCCCCGACCACGCCCACGAGGCCATCGCGGTCACGCTGCTCGACGCCGGCATCCCCGTCTACCTCGAGAAGCCCCTCGCGATCACCCTCGAGGGGGCCGACCGGGTGCTCGACGCCGCGGCCCGGAGCGGCACCGTCCTCTACGTCGGCCACAACTTCCGCCACGCGGCCGTCGTCCGGGTCATGCGCGAGATCATCGAGCGCGGCGAGATCGGCGAGGTCAAGGCCGTGTGGGTGCGCCACTTCGTCGGCAACGGCGGCGACTACTACTTCAAGGACTGGCACGCCGACCGCACGAAGACGGGGACCTTGCTGCTGCAGAAGGCCAGCCACGACATCGACGTGATCCACCACCTCGCGTCCGGCTACACGCGCCGCGTCGTGGGCATGGGCGACCTCATGGTCTACGGCGACGTGACCGACCGGCGCGACCGACGCGGCGAGACCATGCCGGACTGGTTCTCGTTCGACAACTGGCCGCCGGCCAGCCAGTCCGGCCTCAACCCGGTCGTCGACGTCGAGGACGTGTCGATGATGCTCATGACGCTCGACAACGGCGTCATGGCCAGCTACCAGCAGTGCCACTTCACCCCCGACTACTGGCGCAACTACACCGTCATCGGCACCGAGGGCCGCCTCGAGAACGTCGGCGACACCGCGGGCGGCGTCGTCAAGGTCTGGAACCGCCGGCACGAGTGGCAGGTCGAGGGCGACGTCGAGCACCCCATCGCGGGCGCGGCGAGCGGCCACGAGGACGCCGACCTCCTCACGATGACCGAGTTCTTCGCGCACCTGCTCGACGGCGCGCCCACGCTCGTCTCGCCGATCGCCGCGCGGGAGGCCGTCGCCGCCGGATCGCTCGCGGCGCACTCGCTCCGTCACGGCTCCGTGCCCGTCACCGTCCCCGACCTCCCCGCGCACGTCGCGCAGCACTTCCCCGCATGA
- a CDS encoding DeoR/GlpR family DNA-binding transcription regulator, protein MSHDPSNPSLPRAVSTKRAERMRLVLALLHERSSVSIAELEEHLGVSAATLRRDVADLDEQGLVLRTHGGVRERDSLREIPVRLRSTRLRHIKQLIARRAVELLPAGPHALALSGGTTTAEVARELRYRDGLTIITNSLTIASECAARPRQKVIMTGGVVRPSSYEAVGMLAEGTLQAINVGTAILGADGVTAAGGVTTHDETEARTNHAMVANAQRVIVVADGAKVGQVQLAKMADAGEIDDLVTDSGADPLARELLIAAGVAVHVVELRGGDAA, encoded by the coding sequence ATGTCCCATGACCCGTCGAATCCGTCCCTGCCGCGCGCGGTGTCGACCAAGCGCGCGGAGCGCATGCGCCTCGTGCTGGCACTGCTGCACGAGCGCTCGAGCGTCTCGATCGCGGAGCTCGAGGAGCACCTCGGCGTCTCGGCGGCCACGCTCCGCCGGGACGTCGCCGACCTCGACGAGCAGGGCCTCGTCCTGCGCACGCACGGCGGCGTGCGCGAGCGCGACTCGCTGCGGGAGATCCCCGTGCGCCTCCGGAGCACGCGCCTCCGGCACATCAAGCAGCTGATCGCGCGCCGGGCGGTCGAGCTGCTGCCCGCCGGCCCGCACGCGCTCGCCCTCAGCGGCGGGACGACGACGGCCGAGGTCGCCCGCGAGCTCCGGTACCGCGACGGGCTCACGATCATCACCAACTCGCTCACCATCGCGTCGGAGTGCGCGGCCCGGCCGCGGCAGAAGGTGATCATGACGGGCGGCGTCGTGCGGCCGAGCTCCTACGAGGCGGTCGGCATGCTCGCGGAGGGCACGCTCCAGGCGATCAACGTCGGCACGGCGATCCTCGGCGCGGACGGCGTGACGGCGGCGGGCGGCGTCACCACCCACGACGAGACCGAGGCGCGCACCAACCACGCGATGGTCGCCAACGCGCAGCGCGTCATCGTGGTGGCCGACGGGGCGAAGGTCGGCCAGGTGCAGCTGGCGAAGATGGCGGACGCCGGCGAGATCGACGACCTCGTCACGGACTCGGGCGCGGATCCGCTCGCCCGGGAGCTGCTGATCGCCGCGGGCGTGGCCGTGCACGTGGTCGAGCTCCGGGGCGGCGACGCCGCCTGA
- a CDS encoding D-tagatose-bisphosphate aldolase, class II, non-catalytic subunit, whose protein sequence is MVNHLWDTITQHKAGGSVGVYSVCSAHPTVLEAAIRQADEDGTYLLVEATSNQVDQFGGYTGMRPADFRELVHGIAAEVGLPRDRLVLGGDHLGPNRWQALPAEEAMVNAEGLVVAYVEAGYTKIHLDCSMSCAGDPVPVGDDLAAERSARLLRAAEDAAARAGREEAILYVIGTEVPVPGGAHETLGELTPTSPTAARATLDRHRRAFQDVGLDGIWDRIIALVVQPAVEFDHLRVVDYVSSGTTGLRTVLDDEPGLVFEAHSTDYQGSAQLAQLVEDHWAILKVGPGLTFAMREALFAVALIEDELVAVEDRSRLIEVLEERMLDEPGYWQGYYEGSADEQRIARRYSYSDRMRYYWPDAPVAAAEARLYENLAALEIPLPLISQFLPDQYARVRAGLLAPDARALVMDRVRDALRPYASACFPEVRDRDRSTTTATPGALHA, encoded by the coding sequence ATGGTCAACCACCTGTGGGACACGATCACGCAGCACAAGGCGGGTGGGTCCGTCGGCGTCTACTCGGTCTGCTCGGCGCACCCGACCGTCCTCGAGGCGGCGATCCGGCAGGCGGACGAGGACGGGACGTACCTGCTCGTCGAGGCCACGTCGAACCAGGTGGACCAGTTCGGCGGGTACACCGGGATGCGGCCCGCCGACTTCCGCGAGCTGGTGCACGGGATCGCCGCCGAGGTCGGGCTCCCCCGTGACCGGCTGGTGCTCGGCGGCGACCACCTCGGCCCGAACCGCTGGCAGGCGCTGCCGGCGGAGGAGGCCATGGTGAACGCCGAGGGACTGGTCGTCGCCTACGTCGAGGCCGGCTACACGAAGATCCACCTGGACTGCAGCATGTCCTGCGCGGGCGACCCGGTGCCGGTCGGCGACGACCTGGCCGCCGAGCGCTCGGCCCGCCTGCTCCGCGCCGCCGAGGACGCGGCGGCGCGCGCGGGACGCGAGGAGGCGATCCTCTACGTGATCGGCACGGAGGTGCCCGTGCCCGGCGGCGCCCACGAGACGCTCGGCGAGCTGACGCCCACGTCGCCGACGGCTGCCCGCGCCACCCTCGACCGCCATCGCCGCGCCTTCCAGGACGTCGGCCTCGACGGCATCTGGGACCGGATCATCGCGCTGGTCGTGCAGCCCGCCGTCGAGTTCGACCACCTGCGGGTCGTCGACTACGTGAGCTCCGGCACCACCGGGCTGCGGACGGTGCTCGACGACGAGCCCGGCCTCGTCTTCGAGGCGCACTCCACCGACTACCAGGGGAGCGCGCAGCTCGCCCAGCTGGTCGAGGACCACTGGGCGATCCTCAAGGTTGGCCCCGGCCTCACCTTCGCGATGCGCGAGGCGCTCTTCGCCGTCGCCCTCATCGAGGACGAGCTCGTCGCGGTGGAGGACCGGTCCCGGCTCATCGAGGTGCTCGAGGAGCGCATGCTCGACGAGCCCGGGTACTGGCAGGGCTACTACGAGGGCTCGGCGGACGAGCAGCGCATCGCGCGCCGCTACAGCTACAGCGACCGGATGCGGTACTACTGGCCGGACGCACCCGTCGCGGCGGCGGAGGCGCGGCTGTACGAGAACCTCGCCGCGCTCGAGATCCCGCTCCCGCTCATCAGCCAGTTCCTCCCCGACCAGTACGCCCGCGTGCGCGCAGGGCTCCTCGCCCCCGACGCCCGCGCGCTCGTGATGGACCGCGTCCGCGACGCGCTCCGCCCCTACGCCTCCGCCTGCTTCCCCGAGGTCCGCGACCGCGACCGCTCGACGACCACCGCCACCCCTGGAGCGCTCCATGCCTGA